A single region of the Blastocatellia bacterium genome encodes:
- a CDS encoding NADH-quinone oxidoreductase subunit M: MGTHLLSWVTLLPTAGAGALLLYRVLGGRSEEMLRRLALAVALVTLGLSALVVLRFDPASPGMQLVERAAWIRFSGFAVDYYLGVDGLSLWFIPLTAFLTVVSILASWRAIDRHVLEFHIFLLLLETGLLGVFVALDMFLFFLFWEVMLVPMYFLIGIWGYERRVYAAVKFIIYTMVGSALMLAAIIGLYYLNGGTTFDVLAITENLHRGTVELSPSTERWLFLAFALAFLIKLPAFPFHTWLPDAHVEAPTAGSVILAGILLKMGGYGLLRFALPMFPRAAAELTDVMCLLALVSIIYGALVSMVQPDLKKLIAYSSVSHMGFVLLGVFAHTEQSIHGAIFQMLSHGIATGALFIIVGVLSERRHTRLIEEFGGLGGVMPVFTAVFGILALASVALPLLSGFVGEFLVLVGTWTSGLDHARLYTVLAATAMVWSTLYMFWTLERVLFGEVTKEENRHLPDLTLREKWTLVPMAILVILMGVLPNPILRRTDRAVQWLSERASSGRRLVACIEAGSRPTPDRATVKSSRE; this comes from the coding sequence ATGGGCACGCACCTTCTGAGCTGGGTGACGCTGCTGCCGACCGCTGGAGCGGGCGCGCTCTTACTCTATCGCGTGCTCGGGGGTCGGAGCGAAGAGATGCTGCGACGCCTCGCCCTGGCCGTCGCGCTGGTGACGCTGGGGCTGTCGGCGCTCGTCGTCCTGCGATTCGACCCGGCGAGTCCGGGGATGCAACTGGTCGAACGCGCGGCCTGGATTCGCTTCTCCGGCTTCGCCGTGGATTATTACCTCGGCGTGGATGGATTGAGCCTGTGGTTCATTCCCCTGACGGCCTTCCTCACGGTCGTCTCGATTCTGGCGAGCTGGCGGGCGATTGATCGGCACGTCCTGGAGTTTCACATTTTCCTCCTGCTTTTGGAGACGGGACTGCTCGGCGTCTTCGTGGCGCTCGATATGTTCCTGTTCTTCCTCTTCTGGGAAGTGATGCTCGTGCCGATGTACTTCCTCATCGGCATCTGGGGCTATGAGCGGCGCGTTTACGCGGCGGTCAAGTTCATCATCTACACGATGGTGGGATCGGCCCTCATGCTGGCGGCGATCATCGGTCTCTACTACCTCAATGGGGGAACGACGTTCGATGTTCTGGCCATCACTGAGAATCTGCACCGCGGGACGGTCGAGCTGTCACCTTCGACGGAACGATGGCTGTTTCTCGCTTTCGCTCTGGCCTTCTTGATCAAGCTGCCGGCCTTCCCCTTCCACACCTGGTTGCCGGATGCGCACGTCGAGGCGCCCACGGCCGGATCGGTCATCCTCGCGGGAATTCTGTTGAAGATGGGAGGCTATGGGCTGCTGCGCTTCGCTTTGCCGATGTTCCCTCGCGCCGCTGCCGAGCTGACCGATGTCATGTGCCTGCTGGCTCTGGTGAGCATCATCTACGGAGCGCTCGTCTCGATGGTCCAGCCCGACCTGAAGAAGCTCATCGCCTATTCGTCGGTGAGCCACATGGGATTTGTCTTGCTCGGTGTCTTCGCGCACACCGAGCAGAGCATTCACGGAGCCATCTTCCAGATGCTCAGTCACGGCATTGCCACCGGAGCGCTCTTCATCATTGTGGGCGTGCTCTCGGAGCGGCGACACACGCGACTCATCGAGGAATTCGGCGGGCTGGGGGGCGTCATGCCGGTTTTCACGGCCGTCTTCGGCATCCTGGCGCTGGCGTCGGTGGCCCTGCCGCTTTTGAGCGGATTCGTCGGCGAGTTCCTCGTCCTGGTGGGAACCTGGACCTCGGGGCTCGACCACGCGCGGCTCTATACGGTGCTGGCGGCGACGGCGATGGTCTGGTCAACCCTCTATATGTTCTGGACGCTCGAGCGCGTCCTCTTCGGCGAGGTGACAAAAGAAGAAAATCGTCACCTGCCCGATCTGACCCTGAGAGAAAAATGGACGCTCGTGCCAATGGCCATTCTGGTCATCCTCATGGGTGTGCTTCCCAACCCGATTCTGCGGCGAACGGATCGGGCCGTCCAGTGGTTGAGTGAGCGCGCCAGCAGTGGGCGACGCCTGGTAGCCTGCATCGAGGCGGGGTCTCGCCCCACCCCAGATCGGGCAACGGTGAAGTCATCGAGGGAGTGA